DNA sequence from the Vicia villosa cultivar HV-30 ecotype Madison, WI linkage group LG3, Vvil1.0, whole genome shotgun sequence genome:
ATAACCGGTGGATTTTTTGATCTGGCGGGTTTTCCCAAACCTAAACCTAGATATAACGGGTTTTCTCCGCCAGATTTGGGGCAGTTTCGGGTGGATACCTGGGGTACGGGTTTTGTAACATACAGTAttgttgatgacatattgttgATGACGGATGGAGAACCATAATTCTAGAAAGTCTTTACTtgtaaataaatcaattaatattTGGTCACCATAGCTTCAAGTTGAGTATAATATATTATAAACCACATACCTGttgattgattttgtttgaaatttgcATAAACTACCCAACACATGGGAAGATTTGAATGAATATAAGTCATGCTAATTGAATTTAgaaattgataaaatgaaaatgatCATGACAATTTACAAACACTATGGAATACCATATTGACGTTCTAATGCTATGGagtcaacataccaagcttcaaGTTGAATGGACTATATTGCatacatcacatgttgatttttgtttgaaatttgcaTCAATTTGGATGACTAAGTCATGTCAATTGAATTTAcaatttgataaaatgaaaatacTAATGACAAACCAACACAAACAGAATGGAATACCATAGTAAGGTGCTAATGCTAATGGTGTGTACTTTCTTCTTTTGCTCCATGCCCACTTTCTCTAAACAGAATACCTTTAAGACTATTGCTCTAAACCAATTTATCCAGTACAGTGATACACTTGTTTCTGCAGCTGGAGTTTTTGAAGCAGGTTTTTTCAACTTTGGAGATCCGCAACGCCAATACTTTGGTATATGGTACAAGGGCATGTCACCTAGGACTATTGTGTGGGTTGCCAATAGAAATACACCTGTAGAAAACTCAACAGGATTGCTGAAACTCAATGATCAGGGAAGTCTTGTTATTCTTGATGACTCGAAAGGCGTTGTCTGGTCCTCCAATTCATCGAGAATTGTGGTGAAACCAGTTGTTGCGCAGTTGTTGGATTCAGGAAACCTTGTTGTGAAAGACGCGAACAGCAGCGGTGAGAATAAGGATTTTTGGTGGGAGAGTTTTGATTATCCCGGTAACACTTTCCTTCCTGGAATGAAGCTGAAAAGTAATTTAGTTACTGGTCCATATAGATATGTGACGTCTTGGAGAAGCCCTGAAGAACCTGCTGAAGGTGAGTTTACAAAAAAGATAGATACACATGGGTTACCTCAATTGGTTAATGCAAAGGGAGCAAGATTTCTATATAGAGCAGGTTCGTGGAATGGATATCTTTTCAATGGTGTTTCTTGGCAAAGAATGCGTAGAATCTTGAATTTCTCAATAGTGTTCACTGACAAAGAATTCTCTTATCAATATGAAACTATGAACAATTCAATTATTACAAGATTGGTGCTAGATCCATCCGGAAATTCACAGCGTCTTCTTTGGTCAAATAAGTCGCAAAGTTGGGAGGCTATAGCTAGTGATCCTGAAGACCAGTGTGATAATTATGCCTTGTGTGGTAACAACTCTAACTGCAATATTAATGAATTTCCAATATGTGAATGCGTGGAAGGTTTCATGCCAAAATTTCAAACGAAGTGGGACTCATCAAACTGGTCTGACGGGTGTGTAAGAAAAACACATTTAAACTGTCTCCATGGAGATGTATTTTTGAAATACTCAAGCATGAAGTTGCCAGATACGTCATCGTCGTGGTTTGACAAGAGCACGAGCCTTGAGGAATGCAAGACTGTGTGCTTGAAAAACTGTTCTTGCACCGCGTATGCAAATTTGGATATCAGATATGGTGGTAGCGGCTGCATACTTTGGTTTGACAACATTGTGGACATGAGAATACATCCAGACCAAGGACAAGACATTTACCTACGACTCGCATCTTCAGAGTTTGGTATTTTTATTTCCTCTTGCAACTTTTTCCGTATCAGTTTTATAATTATGAATCAACCTCCAAATGGAAGTTGTGTTGTTCTCAACAGATGCCCTTTGCTTTAACTGACATTTACTTCAACCATCAGACCATAAAAAGAAAAAGACGATCTTGAAGCGTGCTGGAACTCTTGCAGGAGTTATTGCATTCATTATAGGACTTACCGTCATTATATTGGTCACATTAGCATCTAGAAAGAAGCTTGGTAAGCCAGGTGAAAATTTATGATAAGTAAACCTTTAATATATACGATTTTCTTAAATAGTACTCGAATAGTGTTGTA
Encoded proteins:
- the LOC131593353 gene encoding G-type lectin S-receptor-like serine/threonine-protein kinase At4g27290, with product MEYHSKVLMLMVCTFFFCSMPTFSKQNTFKTIALNQFIQYSDTLVSAAGVFEAGFFNFGDPQRQYFGIWYKGMSPRTIVWVANRNTPVENSTGLLKLNDQGSLVILDDSKGVVWSSNSSRIVVKPVVAQLLDSGNLVVKDANSSGENKDFWWESFDYPGNTFLPGMKLKSNLVTGPYRYVTSWRSPEEPAEGEFTKKIDTHGLPQLVNAKGARFLYRAGSWNGYLFNGVSWQRMRRILNFSIVFTDKEFSYQYETMNNSIITRLVLDPSGNSQRLLWSNKSQSWEAIASDPEDQCDNYALCGNNSNCNINEFPICECVEGFMPKFQTKWDSSNWSDGCVRKTHLNCLHGDVFLKYSSMKLPDTSSSWFDKSTSLEECKTVCLKNCSCTAYANLDIRYGGSGCILWFDNIVDMRIHPDQGQDIYLRLASSEFDHKKKKTILKRAGTLAGVIAFIIGLTVIILVTLASRKKLGCVKMLFHKKETEDGELATIFDFSTITDATNHFSNRNKLGEGGFGPVYKGIMVDGQEIAVKRLSKTSGQGIEEFKNEVKLMATLQHRNLVKLLGCSLQHDEKSLIYEFMSNRSLDYFIFDSTRSKLLGWTKRLEIIDGIARGLLYLHQDSTLRIIHRDLKTSNILLDIDMIPKISDFGLARSFMGDQAEANTNRVMGTYGYMPPEYAVHGSFSIKSDVFSFGVVVLEIISGRKNRGFCDPLHHLNLLGHAWRLWIEDRPLELMDEVLSDAAICSEIIRFIHVALLCVQQKPENRPNMSSVVFMLKGGTLLLKPSKPGFYAGRDFTSSTESSSKEGSINEASISMLEAR